A genome region from Columba livia isolate bColLiv1 breed racing homer chromosome 2, bColLiv1.pat.W.v2, whole genome shotgun sequence includes the following:
- the LOC110357017 gene encoding uncharacterized protein LOC110357017 produces MNTASTSESKSYSTNHSRPFFYAQPTVQQPFSNPWYPSHAYSPYCVPAPGFRSGNPYFPFYSVALHEYPGFLVPQHPMHARVNRRHYFNAPPPSPMFYHATRFRHYSTSGKKMETKETQTDPRQPEDKQKKHQDIRTETKGCDAGNMACVSSGIGTETESTSEKQDSPGSSIGVDREFHNKSPSSSTQYRNLPTGSYAFEKEEVRIEYGNGSPAIQLWKSFKETIPLYDVASGKPVPENMVQRDLFSVSSCEGVIYGPREGEKMVPAASLDERKAVLSSKQGIETVQEREVQNNEVKLDAEKQVNTSQRAKLPPGETMAVQIAELARTVSIDQPVAGAKKSSSKKSAGSKTSQEEPSFMQQAGLLPSSMEVISDLSFQQKKMNLSHSVMNDSQMDKSVWCDESIEKYIPSNDWLGCMDTSYNYDVCLPQRKHQSVLSLSSDDMSSREEGSSIDNAPVSYFVPDYVLQKSMYTFQKNTEGLEKEKIKSGGSLNEDEVLGREQMNSSNDQNVKNSPTMKKKQASGKGRKLGALPRSSSQNKVSSLKKKAAKSLSEVEDSEECSVRGEEEDEDGEEEEEEEEEDDDDMDETEYLFQEATPYGILTPGKGSFYPVSHRVLWKPPKNAIPAQLISWPAQETIKTRCGLRENIGIVYKTKEKEKDEVLYSDYGYYGRKRPMAKREGLEHQRMLRKCLGGRLLRENMGILPEEYWIRSGAKPKFTSQTHGSLSPLAKSKEQGCPPLVKPKKKRIGKPPSKRRDTRCEMEEAWEMPKSSVHKGHGTRKSLYKRR; encoded by the exons atgaatactGCCTCAACTTCAGAAAGTAAATCATATTCCACAAACCACTCAAGACCCTTTTTTTATGCACAGCCAACAGTACAACAACCTTTTTCAAATCCATGGTACCCCAGTCATGCGTACAGTCCGTACTGTGTACCTGCTCCAG GCTTTCGAAGTGGAAatccttattttccattttactcTGTTGCACTGCATGAGTACCCTGGATTTCTTGTTCCACAGCATCCAATGCATGCAAGAGTTAACAGAAGGCATTATTTTAATGCTCCTCCACCTTCCCCTATGTTTTATCATGCAACAAGATTTAGACACTATAGTacctctgggaaaaaaatggagacaaaagaaacacagactGATCctaggcagcctgaagacaagCAAAAAAAGCATCAAGATATCCGTACTGAAACGAAAGGTTGTGATGCAGGAAATATGGCCTGTGTTTCTTCTGGTATAGGTACAGAGACTGAAAGTACTTCAGAGAAACAAGATTCACCTGGATCTTCCATTGGAGTAGACAGAGAGTTTCATAACAAGAGCCCTTCCAGCTCTACACAGTATAGAAATCTTCCTACTGGAAGCTATGCCTTTGAGAAGGAAGAAGTGAGGATAGAATATGGAAATGGCTCTCCAGCTATTCAACTGTGGAAGTCCTTTAAAGAAACTATCCCATTGTATGATGTGGCAAGTGGTAAACCAGTCCCAGAGAATATGGTGCAGCGTGACTTATTTTCTGTTAGCTCATGTGAAGGAGTGATATATGGCCCTCGTGAAGGGGAGAAAATGGTGCCAGCAGCTTCCTTAGATGAGAGAAAAGCTGTTCTCTCCTCAAAACAGGGTATTGAAACTGTGCAAGAAAGAGAGGTCCAAAATAATGAAGTGAAACTGGATGCAGAAAAGCAGGTGAATACAAGTCAAAGGGCAAAATTGCCCCCAGGTGAAACCATGGCAGTGCAAATCGCAGAGTTGGCAAGAACTGTTAGCATAGATCAACCAGTGGCAGGAGCTAAGAAATCTAGCTCTAAAAAATCTGCAGGCTCAAAAACTTCTCAAGAAGAGCCCAGCTTTATGCAACAAGCAGGACTACTTCCATCTAGTATGGAGGTAATAAGTGACTTgagttttcagcagaaaaagatgAATCTAAGCCACAGTGTGATGAATGACAGTCAAATGGATAAAAGTGTTTGGTGTGACGAATCAATTGAGAAGTACATTCCCTCTAATGATTGGCTGGGTTGTATGGACACAAGCTACAATTATGATGTTTGTTTGCCACAAAGGAAACATCAAAGTGTACTCAGTCTTTCTTCTGATGACATGTCCTCTAGAGAGGAAGGCTCATCAATTGATAATGCCCCAGTGTCTTATTTTGTTCCTGACTATGTGCTTCAGAAAAGCATGTATACtttccagaaaaatacagagggtttggagaaagagaaaattaaaagtgGTGGGTCCCTTAATGAAGATGAAGTGCTAGGAAGGGAGCAGATGAACAGCTCGAATGACCAAAATGTCAAAAACTCTCCAActatgaagaagaaacaagctTCTGGTAAAGGTAGAAAGCTGGGAGCCCTGCCTAGATCTTCTAGTCAGAATAAAGTCAGTTCTCTCAAGAAAAAAGCAGCTAAGAGTTTGTCAGAAGTTGAGGACTCTGAAGAATGCTCTGtgaggggagaagaggaggatgaagatggagaggaggaggaggaggaggaggaggaggatgatgatgaCATGGAtgaaacagaatatttatttcaagaagCTACTCCATATGGAATCTTGACACCTGGTAAAGGAAGTTTCTACCCAGTTAGCCACAGGGTACTTTGGAAACCACCTAAAAATGCTATACCAGCTCAATTAATTAGCTGGCCTGCTCAAGAGACAATAAAAACTAGGTGTGGGCTTCGTGAAAACATTGGTATAGTTTACaagacaaaggagaaagaaaaagatgaagttCTATACAGTGACTATGGGTATTATGGAAGAAAGAGGCCTATGGCAAAAAGAGAAGGACTTGAACACCAGCGAATGCTACGGAAGTGCTTGGGAG gaaGGTTGTTAAGGGAGAACATGGGCATACTACCTGAAGAGTATTGGATTAGAAGTGGTGCTAAACCCAAATTTACCAGCCAAACACATGGTAGTCTCTCACCTCTAGCCAAGAGCAAAGAACAAG GGTGCCCACCTCTGGTtaaaccaaagaagaaaagaataggCAAGCCACCCTCAAAACGCAGAGACACAAGATGTGAGATGGAAGAAGCATGGGAGATGCCTAAAAGCAGTGTACACAAAG ggcaTGGAACAAGAAAGTCCCTCTATAAGAGAAGATAA